gaacatatttttttcattcttATTAAGAAAAACGGATTTTATTACTAACtccaaaaatatagaacAATGTGAAGAAGTTGTTTTAAGGGTGTTGAAAAAAcactataaaaaaaaagatgaatacttaataaaattaaaaaaggaatatgaaaaaatggatgaagaaaaaaaaaaaatattggaaagggaaaataatataactaaaacaaaaaatggtaatataaaagataaaaaaatggaaactAGTAAGGTTGTCGAAATagatgatgatgatgatggaattattaaagattctgaaaaattaaaaaaatatgataaaaaaaatatgaacggGTCAggtaaaaatgaaaaaaaagaagatcatgtaaatgaaaataacgAAACATGTtcagaaaatgatgatgacGATTCTGAACCACCAAAAGGAAACGGAGGAAAAacagaaaaatatacatggACACAGACATTAGGAACTGTAGACATGTATATAGATGTAGAAGagtttataaaaacaaaagatttaaaaatagatataacatttaaaaaattatgtataaaagttaaaaataatatatatattgaagGAGAATTTCATAAGCATATTAAACCTGAAGATTCAATTTGGACACTTGAAGATAATCgaataattcatatttcaattgaaaaattaaatactATGGAATGGTGGGCTACAGTTATTAAAGGTGATACAGAAATagatgtaaaaaaaatagttccTGAAAATTCACGTATGGAAGATCTTGATTCTGAAACCCGATCGGTTGTCGAAAAAATGCTTTATGatcaaaaacaaaaagcATTAAATTTACCAACATCTgaagaacaaaaaaaatttgagatttttgaaaaatttaaacaaatGCATCCTGAAATGGATTTCTCAAAAGCTAATATTAACTACGGAAACTCATCCTCGGGTAATATGTTTTTCGGTAAATAATTCAAGGACCATCTTGTGTCGTTGAAAAATTTcactttatttaaatagaTATATTCTTTGTtacgtttttttatacaatatgtttttttttcgcaaTTCCCCCCTACTTTTAAACACTTTGATTTCAATACGTATGCAACCATTCGGTGCATATGAAAAAagcaaatttaaataaatggcTTTTAAGTTCAAATTGTCTTAAATAGGTAAAGATAAATTGTTAAGGCATGTATTGTGTAAGtacaatgaaaaaaaaaaatatatatacgcaTGTACGGTGCACATGTGCATCCTTCGCATGTTCGCAActtcaataatttttccaAGAAAGAATTATTGAAAAGGATTATCATTAGaaatatatggatataCACAAAAcagtttattatatatttttaaatttcaTGAGAGCAGGTTTATTTggattgaaaaaataatctatTTGTTCATCGGTTAAGGaatctcttttttttttatgtgtcTGTATTAAATCTACAACAACATCTataagtatttttttaatttcaccACTAAGTAGTTCGCcacttttatatttttgtccaatttcatttaatttatcatcATCTTCTAATAAGTATCTCAAATATTGATAGGATATATCTGTATCGAGATTACCTCCTTTCTCTCGATGTTCTTGAATTGTTGCTCCCCCTCCACTAaaagcatatttattaattttatttttaatctGTTCAGGTGTATCAGTAAGAAAAATAACACTGTTATTATGTTCATTTGAAgtcattttatttcctgCATCTTTGGTGGTAGAACCAGGAGATGGTGATTCTGTACTTTGTCCATCCGTTTTTTCGGATTTCTTTGTAGTGCTActcatttttgtattaacaCCCAAGAGACTAGgcataaaaatggaatgaATAACAACCGGCTTGTGTAATGCCAACTTAACTGCAATGTCTCGACTCAATCGGAAATATGGATCTTGATCAATTCCTTGAGGAACTAAGCAGGGTAAATTTTGTGGCAAGAAATGTGGAAAGCATTGAGAAAAACATGGAGCAATTTGAAAAGAAGGATAAGATAATTTTCCTATATTATCACTATGATCAAATccaaatatattcattgaTTGATTTAaagttgtttttttatgtatagaTAAAAcagtattatataaattatgtacatattctgtatttttaaatataaatgttaaTTCAGGATTTAAACCTACTGCTATAATATCTTTTACATTTTcttttgataatttatttatataatctaaagaataatttttattaaataaaaactttTCATCATCTgatatttgtataattaaTGGAACATTAAATGCATcttgtaaatatttacaaaaataaaatggaatCAAATGACCTAGATGCATAGATAAAGAAGATGGTCCTCTAcctgtataaatataaaaacttttatttttttcataataatttaataaaaaatctaAATCTCTATgactaaaaaatatatctctTCTAATAAAATGATGAGCTTTCTTATTGGTTAACATTTCAATTCGTTTTATATGTtcttctttaatttttgaacatccaaattgttttattaactTATTATAATCAATACCATctgcatttatattaacattCCATGGTGTTACTTCATTTGATCTTTCATATCCAATATTTTCTACCCCCGATGGCGGTaaaactttatttttttctaataaatCTTccgtatttatatatatatattcttcacAGTTTTCTCTATTTTCACCATTgtttaaaatgttattattttgagaATGTCCATCTGGTGATATACTTTCACTACCGGTTCGAACTTTTCTTATTGGGCATAAAAGAAAGTTGTGTAaacttttttcatttttatataatgtacTTAGTTCTTCAAATGTATACATAGGATTAACAGAAAAATGGACTTCCAAAgattctttattatttagatatttaaaattatttatttctatattttttattaacccAGTATGTTTCAATATTCGATTCCTATTACAATTTATATTCCATTCttctaatattattaaatttatttcatttatatttttgggTAATCCAAAATTGTCATACATACACTCTCCATAAAATTTGTCTGCAAATGATCTTTCTAtttgataattataaaacggcgcattttctaaaattttattttttaccaACTTCTTTATATCATCATATTGGCTTATCGTAGGTTCGCTTTTTATTGAGTTTACTGTTAGCACTCCAATGAAATTTTGCTACAAAAAAGGGATGGAAATAATGAGAAATTTcaacatataatta
This region of Plasmodium chabaudi chabaudi strain AS genome assembly, chromosome: 13 genomic DNA includes:
- a CDS encoding tryptophan--tRNA ligase, putative, whose product is MDKLKTVYVDSALSIIKGALCVILQIPTGRTTESVKKKQNFIGVLTVNSIKSEPTISQYDDIKKLVKNKILENAPFYNYQIERSFADKFYGECMYDNFGLPKNINEINLIILEEWNINCNRNRILKHTGLIKNIEINNFKYLNNKESLEVHFSVNPMYTFEELSTLYKNEKSLHNFLLCPIRKVRTGSESISPDGHSQNNNILNNGENRENCEEYIYINTEDLLEKNKVLPPSGVENIGYERSNEVTPWNVNINADGIDYNKLIKQFGCSKIKEEHIKRIEMLTNKKAHHFIRRDIFFSHRDLDFLLNYYEKNKSFYIYTGRGPSSLSMHLGHLIPFYFCKYLQDAFNVPLIIQISDDEKFLFNKNYSLDYINKLSKENVKDIIAVGLNPELTFIFKNTEYVHNLYNTVLSIHKKTTLNQSMNIFGFDHSDNIGKLSYPSFQIAPCFSQCFPHFLPQNLPCLVPQGIDQDPYFRLSRDIAVKLALHKPVVIHSIFMPSLLGVNTKMSSTTKKSEKTDGQSTESPSPGSTTKDAGNKMTSNEHNNSVIFLTDTPEQIKNKINKYAFSGGGATIQEHREKGGNLDTDISYQYLRYLLEDDDKLNEIGQKYKSGELLSGEIKKILIDVVVDLIQTHKKKRDSLTDEQIDYFFNPNKPALMKFKNI
- a CDS encoding nuclear movement protein, putative translates to MDGDIIVNEKFDFLMLSIAKECGDINNFMNIFFSFLLRKTDFITNSKNIEQCEEVVLRVLKKHYKKKDEYLIKLKKEYEKMDEEKKKILERENNITKTKNGNIKDKKMETSKVVEIDDDDDGIIKDSEKLKKYDKKNMNGSGKNEKKEDHVNENNETCSENDDDDSEPPKGNGGKTEKYTWTQTLGTVDMYIDVEEFIKTKDLKIDITFKKLCIKVKNNIYIEGEFHKHIKPEDSIWTLEDNRIIHISIEKLNTMEWWATVIKGDTEIDVKKIVPENSRMEDLDSETRSVVEKMLYDQKQKALNLPTSEEQKKFEIFEKFKQMHPEMDFSKANINYGNSSSGNMFFGK